Within Bradymonas sediminis, the genomic segment GCGACCGGGTTTTTAAGCCAGCGGTCATAGGCCTGCTCGCTGACCAATACGCCATGCTGGCCCTCTGGAATCATCTCGCCGCGGACGATGCGGAAACGATCGAAATAGGTGGCGAATTTTTGTGGGTCGGTGCCCATCACGCGCATAAAGACGAGGTTGCCGTCATTGGCCAGCGGGGCCATTTCGGTGTCGAGGTATAGGAGTGCTTCGCGGGGTTCGGCGCGCATTTCTCGCTGCCAGAAGTCATCGGAGAGCACGCGGTCCAGGGCGTCGATATGCGCCTGATAGACCGTCGGGTCCGAGGCGATGTCGAGGCGGGCCACATTCTCGGCCTTGAGGTCTTCGGCCATCCCGCGCACCTGGTCCGCCAGCGCGTCGACCTCGCTCCAATCATCGCTTTGGCCCGCCTGGTCAACCGCGTCGCGCAGCTCCGAGATGACCGCGTCGATGCGGTTACCCATCACGAAGCGCGCCTGGGTCATGCCCATCGGCACCACGGCCTTCACATTGTCGAGCCCCTCAATCGCCTCGCGCACCTTGGCGAAGTCCTCGATTTCGCCGATATCATCGCCGCCAAAAAAGACGTCGCCGAAGAGCGCGAGTTGGTTCTCGGCCTCGGAGGAATAGACCTGCAGGTGGCCGGCGAGGCTCTCGGTAACGGTCTTTTGCATCGAGTGCTCGACGCTGTCCAAGAGGGATGTGCCGAGCACCAAGAGCGCCGTGCCGAACATCAGGATAAAGCCGACGATCAGGCTCTTCATTCGGTGGCTAAACACGCTGCGCGCGGCGCTCAAGATCAACAGGCGAGTGGTGGCGATGAAATTGTTCATGCGTTTCTAGATCCTGAAGAAAATCGAAGCGTCCCGCGCTCCCATGATGCATCGTTCTTCGCCGGGCGTGCTGGCGCCAGCGCCCGTTCAACCTATGCGTGTCGCCCCTAAGGTTCAACTCTGCGCTTCGCCCGGCAAGATATTTGGGGGATTTGTCACGAACAAGAAACGTTTTGGGAATCGGTGCATCTAAAGGAGTGGTTGGGGGGAGTTCATTATATTTTATTCAGGAGGTTTTATGAAAGTTGAGATCTGGTCCGACGTGGTATGCCCGTGGTGTTATATCGGAAAACGCCGGTTCGAGAGCGCGCTAGAGAAGTTTGATGAAGATATTGACGTCATCTATCGCAGCTTCGAATTGTCGCCCGACGCCCCGCGCCGAGTGCCCGGGTCGATGGAAGATATGTTGGCCGCGAAATATGGGATGAGCGCGGAGCGTGCAAAACAGATGCTCGCTCAGGTTACCCAGGCTGCGGCTGCCGAAGGATTGGATTTCGACTTCTCGAGCGCCAAGACCGGCAACACCTTTGACGCCCATCGCGTCCTGCATTTCGCGCTGGCCGAGGGCGTCCAGAATGACGTGAAAGAACGCCTGATGCGGGCGTATTTTGTGGAAGGGCGCGCGGTCGCCGAGCGCGACGAGTTGCTCAAAATCGCGGGTGAGGCCGGGTTGGACACCGCCAAGCTGGCCGAAGTGCTCGACAGTGACACCTACGCCGAAGACGTGCGCGCCGATATTGAGCGCGCCCGACGCATCGGGGTCAAGGGCGTGCCATTTATCTTGATCGACGGCGAGGTTGGCATCTCGGGCGCTCAGCCGCCGGAGACTTTCTTGGAGGCGCTCAAGGGCGTTCAGTTGCGCCGCGAGCAAATGCGCGCGGACGCGTGTAACGAGGGGATGTGCGTGTCGCCCGACGAGTGATCGCTGCATTTCACGGAAGAGGGCGCGGATATGGTGCGCGCTTTATTCGCTCACCTCGGCGCCTTCTTCCAATGCCTCAATGATCAGGGCGTAGCCGACGCCCCGCACGGTGCGCAGCGGGTCGATATCATAATCGGCGAAGTTTGAGCGCAGCCGGCGAATATGGCTGTCGATTGTCTTTCGACTCACACGGGTGCCGTCATAGGCACCCTTCATGAGTTCTTGGCGCGTAAAAACCTTGCCGGGCTGCTCCATAAAGGTCTGGAGCAGGCGGAATTCGGTCTTGGTCAGCGAGAGCTCTTCGCCCGCGAAGTCGACGGTCATCTCGACCGGGTCCAAGCTCAGGGTGCCCACCTTAATCACACCTTCGCGGGGGGCCGCGCTGCTTTGGCTCTCGACCGACGTGCGCCGAAGGAGCGCGTGTACGCGCGCAGCTAACTCCTTGGGGTGAAAGGGCTTATTAATATAATCATCGGCGCCAAGCTCAAGGCCCACCACGCGATCAACCGGGTCGTTGGCCGAGGAGACGAAGATAATCGGCACGTCAGAGTTGCCGCGGATTTCGCCGCAGAGCTGGGTGCCTTTTTTATGTGGCATGCGCACATCCAAAAGGATAAGCGCCGGGGGATTCGAGAGGGCTTCGACGACGCCATTGGGGCCGTCGAATTCGCGGGTCTCAAACCCTTCCTGGGTCAGAATTTCGCGGATAATCTGTCGTTGAACCAGGTCGTCATCCACAATCCAAATTAATTTATTCATGAGGTAGTTGAACCGGTTAGCTAAGAGGTGAACAAGACGTTCGTGTAGTGGGGTGATCTAAATTTAGTGGTTCGAGCGCGAAGGCTCATCAAAACACAGGTTGCCATATTTCATCCGAAATTGCATCAAGTTGGGGCAGCGTATATACGGTGTTTTGCGTATGATGCCTTTATAATTTGTTGGGAGCCCGATGTCCTTCTCGTTAATGATTGATGGCGAAGAGATTAGGCGCACCAAAAGAGAGTGTTTGTTGTGATAGATAGTAAAGGATTGACTTCGGTTTTGTCGCGCGCAGTCGTGGCGACCCTTTTGGTTGGGGCGCCGGCGACGGCCTTGGCCCAGGCGCCAGCGCCGGCCTCGGAGACCTTCGAGCCACAGGCGGTCGAGGCGACCGCGATTTGGTCGACCGCGACCAGCGATATCGCGCCTCATTTGAGCCCGAACCTCAGCGTCGTCGGGCATTATGCGCGCAATCCGGTACAGCTTCAGGACCGCGACAGCGGTGAGGTAGCCGCGCGGCTTCTTAAAGATCAACTTAAATTGGACGTCGGCCTCGGGCTCGGTCTTTTCGAACGCGTCGAGTTGGGCTTTGTCTTGCCGATCGTGCTCTATCAAAACGGCGAGGAGTTCGCGGGCTTTGAGACGCCCAATACGGTGGACCTGGCGGACGCGCGTGCGTCGGTGCGCGCTCAGATCTATCAGGCCGACGGGTTTGGACTCGCCGCCCAGGTGACCGGTTATCTGCCGACCTCGGACCAGGCGTATTATCAATCTGGGCCGGACCCGGCCGCGCTGGCCGCGGTGATCGTGGATTATCAGGGCGGCGGGGCGTACCCGTGGCGAATCGCCGGCAATATCGGTTGGGCGTTTGAGGCCGAGCGCCGAAGCGCCGAGCTTGCGACCGATGACCGGTTGGATTTCCGGGGCGCCGCTCAGGTCCAGGTGATTCGGGATGTGCTGGAGCTGCGGGCGAGCGCCTTCGGCCGCTGGGAGGCCCTGGCCGAGGCCGAGAGGTCGGTGAGCGCCGGATATCTTGGCGGCGCCCTGGTTCATTGGGGCGACACGGGTTTGAGCAGTAGCTTTGGCTTGGGCGGGGCGATTGCCGGGGGCTACGGCCAGCCGAATTTCCGGGCGCTGGCGTCCTTAAGCTATGCGCCGCAGCCCGAGTTTATTGAGGCCCCGGTGTCCGAGCCGCTTGTCACGCAGCGATGCTCTGATGAGACCGCCGCCGAGGGTTGCGTCGACTCCTTCGCCCAGGACGGCGCGGCCGATGGCCCGGGTTCCGCCGACGCGAAGACCGACATCGTGCTCGATGGCGGTGGTGCGGTCGACGAGGCGCTGATTGACTCGGACGGCGACGGGATTCCGGACGTGCTCGACGCCTGCCCCGACGACCCTGAGACCTTTAACGGCGTCGATGATGAGGACGGCTGCCCCGATGAGGACGAGAGTTCGGTGCGCCTGGTCGGAGACCGCATTGAGATTCTGGAGCGGGTGCATTTCGACACCGCGCGCGCGACGATTAAAGCCCAGAGTCACTCGGTGCTCAATCAGGTCGCGGCCGTGGTGAAGTCGAACCCCGACATCGTGATGCTGCGCATTCTGGGGCATACCGACTCCCGCGGCGACGAAGATAAGAACCTCGAGTTGTCTCAGCAGCGCGCGGTCTCAGTGAAAGAATATCTTATCAAGCGCGGCATCGAAGCGCGTCGCTTGTCGGCGCGTGGCTACGGCGAGTCGCACCCCATCGCCGACAACGAGACCGAGCAGGGACGCAGCGATAACCGCCGCGTCGAGTTCCACATCATCGAGCGCGGCGACAGCGAAGATAAGGTGGATAAATGAGCGCAACGCGCCCAACGATTCGCTTTTCACTGCGTCTTAAACTCCTGTTATTTGGCGGCTTTTTGGCCATCGTCCCGGCGATCGCGGTCGGCTTTGGCCTGATGGAGGTCAACGCCTCGACGCTGGAGACCCAGAACCGCGAGATGCGCCTGTCGATCGCCGACGATATCGCGGCGACCATCGAGTCATCGCTGGCCGACGCGCATACCGCGCTGCTCAGCATTCAGCAGATCTTGACCAACCCCGACATCGCCGAGGGCAACCGCATCGAGATCGCGGTGGCGCTCGTGGAGGCCAACCCGCTGGTGGAGACCGTCGCGATTTATTCGCAGGGCGGTGATTATATCACCCAGATCAACAAGGGTGATGAGGGCTTTGCCGCCGAGGCCATCGACGCCGCGATCGCTAAAAAGGCCGGCAATGAGACGCTGGTCGTCGATAGCTTGCGCTTCGAATCCGACGGGCGCTCCAGCGTGGAGATGACCATCGCGCTGCGCCCGGAGGCCGGCAAGATTACCGGTTTTTTGCGCGCCCGTATCTCGCTGGCCCAGGCGCAAAAGCGCACCGATTGGATCGGCGACCACCAGCTCTCGGTGCGCTCGCGCGTGGACGTGCTGGACACCGATCGCCGGGTGATTCTCTCCAGTGAAGAAGAGGAGATCGGCCAGGTGATGCCGGCCGAAGGCGTGCTGGCGTCGATCGCCACGATGATCGACAAGGGCGTGGCTCAGTCCGGCGAGCACCCGCAGCGCCCGGTCCTCGAGTCGGCGCGCCCGCTGGGCTCGCTGCCCTGGTTGGCGCGCGTCGAGGTGCCCATCGACGAGGCCTATGCCTCGCTGATTCGGATGCGCTGGATCGTGGGCATTGGCACCGGCGTGGCGGCGCTCCTGGCGTTTTTGATGGCGCTTATCTTCGCGTCGCGCATCACCCGCCCGCTCAAAGCGGTCGTCGCGTTCACCCAGCGACTCGGCGCGCGCGCCTTCGATGAGCGGGTTGAGGTCAGCACCAACGATGAGATTGGACTGGTCGCCCGGACGCTCAACGCCGCGGCGGTCGAGCTCAAGGCGGGCGAGGAGAAGGTCGCTCGAGAGATCGAAATTCGCGCGGACCTCGGGCGCTATCTGCCCGAAGACCTGGTCGAGAACGTCGTGCGCCGCGAGCAACCGATGAGCCTGGGCGGCACGCGCCAACCGATCACGGTGCTCTTCGCCGACGTCGTGCGCTTCACGCCGCTGTGCGAGAACCACTCGCCGGAGGTCGTGGTGACGGTGCTCAACGAGCTCTTTACGATCATCACCACCATCATCTTCGAGCATGGCGGTACGGTCGATAAATTCATCGGCGACTGCGTCATGGCGTTTTGGGGCGCGCCGCGCGAGGACGCCGACCAGGCGCTGCACGCTCTGGAGGCCGCCGAGCAGATCTCGCGGCTCATCGAATTTGCCAACCGCCGCTGGATGCGCGAGTTCGGCATCGAGATCAAATTGGCCATGGGCCTGCACAGCGGCGAGGCCATCGTGGGCAACGTCGGCTCGGCGACGCGCATGGAATATACCGCGATCGGCAAGGCCGTGAACCGCGCCGCGCGCCTGGAGGCCCTGGCTCATGAGAATCAGGTCCTGGTCAGCTCGCAGCTGGCGGCCGCGGTCGGAGAGCGCTTCGAATTTCGTCGGGCTTCCACCGAATTACTCAGCGTCGGCGGAGAAGAAGTCATTCTCTATGAGGTGATGTTTTGAGCAAGCCATTATTACAACCCGGCGAGTTGCTCGACGGCAAATATGAGATCGTCGGTCAGATCGGCGAAGGCGGCATGGGCGTGGTCTTTGAGGCCCACCATAAGGGGCTGGACCGGCGGGTCGCGGTCAAGGTGCTGCGCTCGGCCGATCTCGGCGAGGACTCCGAGTTCCGGGTGCGCTTTACCCGCGAAGCCCGCGTCATGTCGCGGCTCGACCACCCCAACGCGGTGACGGTCTATGACCACGGCGAGCACAACGGCGCGCTCTATATCGCGATGGAGTTTTTGGAGGGGCACCCGCTCGACGATGAGCTTGGCGACGGCGCGCTGGAGATGCGCCGCGCCCTCATCATCGCCGAGCAAATATGCGATGTGCTCACGGTGACCCATGAGATGGGGCTGGTGCATCGGGATATCAAGCCCGAGAACATCTTTATCACCGAGACCGAAGAGGGCCCGCTGGCGACGCTGGTCGACTTCGGCCTGGCGTTTATCGCCTCGGACGAAGACCTGAGTCGCATGACCCGGGACGGAACCCTGGCAGGCACCCCGCTGTATCTGTCGCCGGAGCAGGCGAGCGCGTCGCGCAGCCTCGGCCCGCCCAGTGATATCTATTCGATGGGCTGCGTGCTCTACGAGTTATTATGCGGCGAGCCGGTGGTGGAGGGCGATACGGTGTTGGCGCTGCTCAACGCGCATGTCTTCGTGCCGGCGCAGAGCATTCGGGTGAAGGCGCCCGACTCGGCGGTGCCGGCGACCCTCGATAATTTTGTGTTATCGATGCTATCGAAGTCGCCCGACGCGCGCCCCAGCGCGTTTGAGGCCGCGACCTTTTTGCGCAAGATGCTCGCCAGTGAGTCGATGCGCGGGCGCGGGCGCCCGATGCGCTTGTTGCAACCACGCGCCCAACGCGCGGTGACCGCGGCCGCCGGCGAGGCCGCCATCGCGGGCGCGGACACCCTGGTCGGTGCCGCCACCGGAGTGGCCAAGCAGGCCACCCGCGTGCTCGGTGTGATCGGCTCGATCTCCGATGAGCTGCGCGTGGCCGCGCATATGAGCGGTTGGGAGCCCAGAGAATGGGTCGCCGGCCAGCCCTATCATGTGGTCCTGGCGCTCGCCCCCGAGGCGGTCACCCGTGAGATTGCTCAGAAATATACAACGATGAGCGTGGCCGACCCGAACTCGATTGAGGGGGCGGTGCGCCTGTTGAAGCTTGGCGTGCAGGATTTAGCGGTACGCGGCGAAATTGATGAAATGATGCGCAAGGCGGATCGCCTTGATAATTCGCGACGAAGACGAGGATTAAAATGAAGTATTGGATAAATAGTGCGTTGATTTGCCTGGCTTTGGGCACGGCGGCGCCGGCTTTCGCGCAGGAATCCTTTGTCTCTTATACCGTGGCCCCCGGGGATACTTGCACGTCGATCGCGGCGAAGTTCTACGGGGACGCGCGCGCCTATAATCATATCCACGACTATAACGACCTGAGCAAAGACGGCTACGCCTGTCGGCCGGGGATGAAGCTGCGCCTGCCGGTGTTGCCCGACCAGCCCGAGGCCCAGCTCATGGCGCGCACCGGCGAGGTTCGCGCGAAGCCGCCCAAGGCTGAGTGGGACCCGGTGGACGTCGGCGCGGGCCTCTTTGAGGCGTGGCGCGTCAACACGCTTTCGCGCGCCCGCGCGGAGCTTGGTTTTCGTGACGAGTCCGAAATTCAGATGCAGGAAAACACCCTGGTCGTCATTTACGGGCCGTCCAAGGACAAGGCGGAGCGCCGGATTGGGCGCCGCGCGCATGTCGATAAAGGACGGCTAAAGACCGCGCTTTCGGGGCTTTCGGGCGCGCCGATGGACGTCAGCACGCCGGACGCGAAGGCCGAATTTAAGTCCGGCAAAGCCCAGGTCACCGTCGAAGACGGCGAGTCGCGCATTGCCAATCACTCCGGTTCGGCGGCGCGCGTGACCGCGCCCGACGGCAGCGGGGCGGTGTCGGTGAAGGCCGGGCATGGGACGCGCGTCAAGCGCGGAAAGCGCCCCGAGAAGCCGCGCCCGTTGCCCGCGACGCCGACCTGGGGCGACACCTTCTCGCCCAGCGCGCTGACCTTCACCGGCGGCAGCGCCACGGTCAACGCGACCTGGAATCCGGTCAAGAACG encodes:
- a CDS encoding DsbA family oxidoreductase produces the protein MKVEIWSDVVCPWCYIGKRRFESALEKFDEDIDVIYRSFELSPDAPRRVPGSMEDMLAAKYGMSAERAKQMLAQVTQAAAAEGLDFDFSSAKTGNTFDAHRVLHFALAEGVQNDVKERLMRAYFVEGRAVAERDELLKIAGEAGLDTAKLAEVLDSDTYAEDVRADIERARRIGVKGVPFILIDGEVGISGAQPPETFLEALKGVQLRREQMRADACNEGMCVSPDE
- a CDS encoding response regulator transcription factor, whose protein sequence is MNKLIWIVDDDLVQRQIIREILTQEGFETREFDGPNGVVEALSNPPALILLDVRMPHKKGTQLCGEIRGNSDVPIIFVSSANDPVDRVVGLELGADDYINKPFHPKELAARVHALLRRTSVESQSSAAPREGVIKVGTLSLDPVEMTVDFAGEELSLTKTEFRLLQTFMEQPGKVFTRQELMKGAYDGTRVSRKTIDSHIRRLRSNFADYDIDPLRTVRGVGYALIIEALEEGAEVSE
- a CDS encoding OmpA family protein — protein: MATLLVGAPATALAQAPAPASETFEPQAVEATAIWSTATSDIAPHLSPNLSVVGHYARNPVQLQDRDSGEVAARLLKDQLKLDVGLGLGLFERVELGFVLPIVLYQNGEEFAGFETPNTVDLADARASVRAQIYQADGFGLAAQVTGYLPTSDQAYYQSGPDPAALAAVIVDYQGGGAYPWRIAGNIGWAFEAERRSAELATDDRLDFRGAAQVQVIRDVLELRASAFGRWEALAEAERSVSAGYLGGALVHWGDTGLSSSFGLGGAIAGGYGQPNFRALASLSYAPQPEFIEAPVSEPLVTQRCSDETAAEGCVDSFAQDGAADGPGSADAKTDIVLDGGGAVDEALIDSDGDGIPDVLDACPDDPETFNGVDDEDGCPDEDESSVRLVGDRIEILERVHFDTARATIKAQSHSVLNQVAAVVKSNPDIVMLRILGHTDSRGDEDKNLELSQQRAVSVKEYLIKRGIEARRLSARGYGESHPIADNETEQGRSDNRRVEFHIIERGDSEDKVDK
- a CDS encoding adenylate/guanylate cyclase domain-containing protein; amino-acid sequence: MSATRPTIRFSLRLKLLLFGGFLAIVPAIAVGFGLMEVNASTLETQNREMRLSIADDIAATIESSLADAHTALLSIQQILTNPDIAEGNRIEIAVALVEANPLVETVAIYSQGGDYITQINKGDEGFAAEAIDAAIAKKAGNETLVVDSLRFESDGRSSVEMTIALRPEAGKITGFLRARISLAQAQKRTDWIGDHQLSVRSRVDVLDTDRRVILSSEEEEIGQVMPAEGVLASIATMIDKGVAQSGEHPQRPVLESARPLGSLPWLARVEVPIDEAYASLIRMRWIVGIGTGVAALLAFLMALIFASRITRPLKAVVAFTQRLGARAFDERVEVSTNDEIGLVARTLNAAAVELKAGEEKVAREIEIRADLGRYLPEDLVENVVRREQPMSLGGTRQPITVLFADVVRFTPLCENHSPEVVVTVLNELFTIITTIIFEHGGTVDKFIGDCVMAFWGAPREDADQALHALEAAEQISRLIEFANRRWMREFGIEIKLAMGLHSGEAIVGNVGSATRMEYTAIGKAVNRAARLEALAHENQVLVSSQLAAAVGERFEFRRASTELLSVGGEEVILYEVMF
- a CDS encoding serine/threonine-protein kinase translates to MSKPLLQPGELLDGKYEIVGQIGEGGMGVVFEAHHKGLDRRVAVKVLRSADLGEDSEFRVRFTREARVMSRLDHPNAVTVYDHGEHNGALYIAMEFLEGHPLDDELGDGALEMRRALIIAEQICDVLTVTHEMGLVHRDIKPENIFITETEEGPLATLVDFGLAFIASDEDLSRMTRDGTLAGTPLYLSPEQASASRSLGPPSDIYSMGCVLYELLCGEPVVEGDTVLALLNAHVFVPAQSIRVKAPDSAVPATLDNFVLSMLSKSPDARPSAFEAATFLRKMLASESMRGRGRPMRLLQPRAQRAVTAAAGEAAIAGADTLVGAATGVAKQATRVLGVIGSISDELRVAAHMSGWEPREWVAGQPYHVVLALAPEAVTREIAQKYTTMSVADPNSIEGAVRLLKLGVQDLAVRGEIDEMMRKADRLDNSRRRRGLK